The following DNA comes from candidate division WOR-3 bacterium.
TCAGGCCGCTTGAACTCATTTTGGTGTCATTGGCCGGCTGCATGGGCATGGATATAGTAGCTATATTGCAGAAAAAAGGTGGTAAGATAGACAACTTTGTAGTAGAAGCCAGCGGCGTGCGAGCAGAAGAACATCCTCACAAGTACACAAAGATCACGCTGAAATTCAAGTGTGAAGGTGTTTATGAGAGGGAGGATTTGCTCCGTTCATTTGAGTTGTCACGTGATAAATACTGCTCGGCCGTGGCGACTCTGAGTTCCAGCCCAGAATTGGAATTCGTTATTTAATCGCTCAATCGACTTTAATAACTTTCAGCAATATTCCTTGATCTACCCCGGTAACATAACACCAATAAACACCTGCAGGCAATTCATTGCCCGCATGGTCATCACCAAACCACTTAACTGATGATTGATAACCGATACCGGGTGAGAGCACCGCAAATGATTTTACCAAACGTCCCATAGAATCGTATATTTTAAAACTGACTACTGTGTTCTGTTTACTGTCTACTACCTCAGGTATCGAGTATCTAATATCTGTCTGATGGGAGAATGGATTTGGTCTGGCAGACAGATTTGCTCTTGATGTGCCCGTGTATTCTTGTATCCCTATTGGATATCCAAAATTAGCGAAGTAGATACTGTAAGGAATGGTATCTCCTTGTGTCCACACCATGTACGCCCCGCATACATTGGGAAATCTCACTGGTTCCTGTAAATCTATTCCGCCGTGGGACCAGCCGCTGAAAAAGTAGTACAGATCATAGAGAATATTCTTATCCCCGGCTAAATCTTCCTGCCAGAATTGATAGCTCCAGGTTGGCCCGACCGTTGAGACCACTGGATATGTTGAATACCCTTGTGTTTGATATCCACCACCATTCCC
Coding sequences within:
- a CDS encoding OsmC family protein; the protein is MITLTWCDGIRFEAEDRYGHKVIVDTEKEFGGSDQGFRPLELILVSLAGCMGMDIVAILQKKGGKIDNFVVEASGVRAEEHPHKYTKITLKFKCEGVYEREDLLRSFELSRDKYCSAVATLSSSPELEFVI